Proteins encoded in a region of the Methylosinus trichosporium OB3b genome:
- a CDS encoding metallopeptidase family protein produces MASLDDNALADLRAPTLEDLEVLADAAFAALPSRFTRLCEGLVIHVEDFPEEEVLEEMECETEFDLLGLFRGQGLAQRDAEPRTGEAPNMIWLYRRPILDFWADGENTLQEVITHVLVHEIGHHFGLSDEDMEEIEQKAG; encoded by the coding sequence ATGGCATCGCTCGACGACAATGCTCTCGCCGATTTGCGGGCTCCGACCCTCGAGGATCTCGAGGTGCTGGCGGACGCCGCCTTCGCCGCGCTGCCGTCGCGCTTCACGCGCCTTTGCGAAGGGCTGGTGATCCATGTCGAGGATTTCCCGGAAGAGGAGGTCCTCGAGGAGATGGAGTGCGAGACCGAGTTCGATCTCTTAGGCCTCTTCCGCGGCCAGGGCCTCGCGCAACGAGACGCGGAGCCGCGCACCGGCGAGGCTCCCAATATGATCTGGCTCTACCGCCGCCCGATCCTCGATTTTTGGGCGGACGGCGAGAACACGCTGCAGGAGGTGATCACTCACGTTCTCGTGCACGAGATCGGCCACCATTTCGGCCTCTCGGACGAGGATATGGAGGAGATCGAGCAGAAGGCGGGGTGA
- the pstA gene encoding phosphate ABC transporter permease PstA: protein MSLYSHRRRVDVVAKAMCWAGTLFGLAWLVLILGALIYEGARGLTPAVFTEMTPPPGATGGLLNAIAGSLVMTVIGVVVGTPLGMLAGTYMAEYGRYSKLSMVVRFINDILLSAPSIVIGLFVYTVVVARVGHFSGIAGALALAVLVVPVVVRTTEDMLLLVPGPLREAAAALGLPRSHMLLRVAYRAAKSGIVTGVLLAVARVSGETAPLLFTSLNNQFWSTDLNAPLSSLPVVIFQFALSPYKDWQQLAWTGALLVTIAVLLLSITARALSSGGKHK, encoded by the coding sequence TTGTCGCTCTATTCCCACCGACGCCGCGTCGACGTCGTCGCCAAGGCGATGTGCTGGGCCGGCACCTTGTTCGGGCTGGCCTGGCTCGTGCTGATCCTCGGCGCCTTGATCTATGAGGGCGCGCGCGGGCTGACGCCCGCCGTCTTCACCGAGATGACGCCGCCGCCGGGCGCGACCGGCGGCCTGCTCAACGCCATCGCCGGCTCGCTGGTGATGACGGTCATCGGCGTCGTCGTCGGCACGCCGCTCGGCATGCTCGCCGGCACCTATATGGCCGAATATGGCCGCTATTCGAAGCTCAGCATGGTGGTGCGCTTCATCAACGACATTCTGCTCAGCGCGCCGTCGATCGTCATCGGCCTGTTCGTCTACACGGTGGTGGTGGCGCGTGTCGGGCATTTCTCCGGCATCGCCGGCGCGCTCGCGCTCGCCGTGCTCGTCGTGCCGGTGGTCGTGCGCACCACGGAGGACATGCTGCTGCTGGTTCCGGGACCGCTGCGCGAGGCGGCGGCGGCGCTCGGCCTGCCGCGCTCGCATATGCTGCTGCGCGTCGCCTATCGCGCCGCCAAATCCGGCATCGTCACCGGCGTCCTGCTCGCGGTCGCCCGCGTCTCCGGCGAAACGGCGCCGCTTCTGTTCACCTCGCTCAACAACCAGTTCTGGAGCACCGATCTCAACGCTCCCTTGTCGAGCCTTCCCGTCGTCATCTTCCAATTCGCGCTCTCACCCTACAAGGACTGGCAGCAGCTGGCCTGGACCGGCGCCCTGCTGGTCACGATCGCCGTTCTGCTCCTGTCGATCACAGCGCGCGCTCTCAGCAGCGGAGGAAAGCACAAATGA
- a CDS encoding small ribosomal subunit Rsm22 family protein — MTGFSTTLPADLAAAVARLMDQRSRKELAERAARISAIYRAQGRTAQAIADETDALAYALTRLPATYAATIDALGRLAEQAPDFRPRRLLDLGAGLGTASLAAREAWPDIEETTLLDRSRAFLDMARRLGESGVGALARARLVEADLASPPAERFDLVVASYALTEIAEEALPSVVDAAFAACDGALIMVEPGTPRDWRRLMTARARLVAAGARIFAPCPHEAPCPIAPPDWCHFSVRLARSRDHKLAKGADAPFEDEKFAYLVAARASLPGAPAAARALARPAALKHGLRIKLCSRAGIDEAVVEKRDKRRFGPIKKKGWGDALAPEETAEP; from the coding sequence GTGACAGGGTTTTCGACGACGCTCCCGGCCGATCTCGCGGCGGCCGTGGCGCGCCTCATGGATCAGCGCTCGCGTAAGGAATTGGCCGAGCGCGCGGCGCGCATCTCGGCGATCTATCGGGCCCAAGGGCGCACGGCGCAGGCGATAGCGGATGAGACGGATGCGCTCGCCTATGCGCTGACGCGCCTGCCGGCGACCTATGCCGCGACCATCGACGCGCTCGGCCGGCTCGCCGAGCAGGCTCCGGATTTTCGGCCGCGCCGCCTGCTCGATCTCGGCGCCGGCCTCGGGACCGCGAGCCTCGCCGCGCGCGAAGCCTGGCCGGACATCGAGGAGACGACCCTTCTCGACCGCAGCCGCGCCTTTCTCGACATGGCGAGGCGGCTCGGCGAGAGCGGCGTCGGCGCGCTGGCGCGGGCGCGGCTCGTCGAGGCCGATCTCGCCTCCCCGCCCGCGGAGCGTTTCGATCTCGTCGTCGCGAGCTATGCGTTGACCGAGATTGCAGAGGAGGCGCTCCCTTCGGTCGTCGACGCCGCCTTCGCGGCCTGCGACGGCGCGCTCATCATGGTCGAGCCGGGAACGCCGCGCGACTGGCGCCGGCTGATGACGGCGCGGGCGCGGCTCGTCGCCGCCGGCGCGCGCATATTCGCGCCCTGTCCGCATGAGGCGCCCTGTCCGATCGCGCCGCCGGACTGGTGTCATTTTTCAGTGCGGCTCGCGCGCTCGCGCGATCACAAGCTCGCCAAAGGCGCCGATGCGCCCTTCGAGGACGAGAAATTCGCCTATCTCGTCGCCGCGCGCGCGAGCCTGCCGGGGGCGCCCGCCGCGGCGCGGGCGCTGGCGCGGCCGGCGGCCCTCAAGCATGGATTAAGGATAAAGCTTTGCTCGCGGGCGGGAATCGACGAAGCTGTGGTCGAAAAGCGCGATAAGCGCAGATTCGGTCCTATAAAGAAAAAGGGCTGGGGCGACGCGCTCGCCCCCGAGGAAACGGCCGAGCCATGA
- a CDS encoding Spy/CpxP family protein refolding chaperone: MRTISKWTVATATLLLALGGAASAQQWQSTPPSGGADHGMSGHEQSGGESHGGESHGGMNHGGMDHGGMDHGKGGGGGMGGMGGMGGMGGMGGMGHGGMSHGGMGGGGMDHGGMDHGDSAKAAEGEGHDKHGGMVMKRLCGPADHVEGRLAYLKAELQLTDAQAPQWNAFADAYRAAGQKTAQFCAAAKDHKMTGGVLEQLEMMERNMSAHLDQVRAIRTAVEPLFATLTDEQKKAAEEAMTGVMEIGMGGKGGMGGMKH, encoded by the coding sequence ATGAGGACGATCTCGAAATGGACTGTGGCGACCGCGACTCTGCTGCTGGCCCTCGGCGGAGCGGCGTCGGCGCAGCAATGGCAATCCACGCCGCCGAGCGGCGGCGCCGACCATGGCATGTCCGGCCATGAGCAGAGCGGCGGCGAGAGCCATGGCGGCGAGAGCCATGGCGGCATGAACCACGGCGGCATGGATCACGGCGGCATGGATCACGGCAAGGGCGGCGGCGGGGGCATGGGCGGAATGGGGGGAATGGGCGGCATGGGCGGAATGGGAGGAATGGGTCATGGCGGAATGAGCCATGGCGGCATGGGTGGCGGCGGCATGGACCATGGCGGCATGGACCATGGCGACTCGGCCAAAGCCGCCGAGGGCGAGGGACATGACAAGCACGGCGGCATGGTGATGAAGCGCCTGTGCGGTCCCGCGGACCATGTCGAGGGGCGGCTCGCCTATCTTAAGGCAGAGCTGCAATTGACCGACGCCCAGGCGCCGCAATGGAATGCCTTCGCCGACGCCTATCGCGCGGCCGGCCAGAAGACCGCGCAATTCTGCGCCGCCGCGAAGGACCATAAGATGACGGGCGGCGTGCTGGAGCAGCTAGAAATGATGGAGCGTAATATGAGCGCTCATCTCGATCAGGTTCGCGCCATCAGAACGGCGGTGGAGCCGCTGTTCGCAACGTTGACCGACGAGCAGAAGAAGGCCGCCGAGGAGGCCATGACAGGCGTGATGGAAATCGGCATGGGCGGCAAAGGTGGAATGGGAGGCATGAAACACTAG
- the pstB gene encoding phosphate ABC transporter ATP-binding protein PstB, with amino-acid sequence MTAMPVIETKTSTKVSVRDLDFYYGQSHALKKISLPLYTHKVTAFIGPSGCGKSTLLRVLNRMYDLYPRQRAEGEVLLDGENILDPSVDLNLLRSRVGMVFQKPTPFPMSIYDNIAFGIRLYEKLSRSELDGRVEAALRGAALWDEVRDKLNSSGLGLSGGQQQRLCIARTVAIHPEVILFDEPCSALDPISTAKVEELIDELSERYTIAIVTHNMQQAARVSDFTAFMYLGDLVEFGETNTLFTAPQSKKTQDYITGRFG; translated from the coding sequence ATGACCGCCATGCCGGTGATCGAAACCAAAACCTCCACCAAGGTCTCGGTGCGCGATCTGGACTTCTATTACGGCCAGTCGCATGCGCTGAAGAAGATCTCGCTGCCGCTCTACACCCATAAGGTGACGGCCTTCATCGGCCCGTCGGGTTGCGGCAAGTCGACGCTGCTGCGCGTTCTGAACCGCATGTACGACCTCTATCCCAGGCAGCGCGCCGAGGGCGAGGTGCTGCTCGACGGTGAGAATATTCTCGACCCGAGCGTCGACCTCAATCTCCTGCGCTCGCGCGTCGGCATGGTGTTCCAGAAGCCGACGCCGTTCCCGATGTCGATCTACGACAATATCGCTTTCGGCATCCGTCTCTATGAGAAGCTCTCGCGCAGCGAGCTCGACGGACGCGTCGAGGCGGCGCTGCGCGGCGCGGCGCTGTGGGACGAGGTGCGCGACAAGCTCAATTCGAGCGGCCTCGGCCTCTCGGGCGGCCAGCAGCAGCGATTGTGCATCGCCCGCACCGTCGCCATCCACCCGGAGGTGATCCTGTTCGACGAGCCCTGCTCGGCGCTCGATCCGATCTCCACCGCGAAGGTCGAGGAGCTGATCGACGAATTGTCGGAGCGCTACACGATCGCCATCGTCACCCACAACATGCAGCAGGCGGCGCGCGTCTCGGATTTCACCGCCTTCATGTATCTCGGCGACCTCGTCGAATTCGGCGAGACCAACACTCTGTTCACCGCGCCGCAGAGCAAGAAGACGCAAGACTATATCACCGGCCGTTTCGGCTGA
- the phoB gene encoding phosphate regulon transcriptional regulator PhoB, producing the protein MNEVRVSASRETPNDRAPRILVVEDEAALALLLAYNLESEGFQVEHVERGDEAEIRLSESLPDLVILDWMLPGVSGLEICRRLRARDDTRTMPVIMLTARGDENERVRGLSVGADDYVVKPFSTPELMARVHALLRRARPERVATRLVAGDIDLDRETRRVKRAGREIHLGPTEFRLLEYLMEKPGRVFSRAQLLDSVWGLSAEIDERTVDVHVGRLRKAIIRGREKDPIRTVRGTGYSFDETFGRG; encoded by the coding sequence ATGAACGAAGTCCGCGTCTCGGCGTCGCGCGAGACGCCGAACGACCGGGCGCCGCGCATTCTCGTCGTCGAGGACGAGGCGGCGCTCGCCCTTCTGCTCGCCTATAATCTCGAGTCGGAGGGCTTTCAGGTCGAGCATGTCGAGCGTGGCGACGAGGCGGAGATTCGCTTGTCCGAATCGCTGCCCGATCTCGTCATCCTCGATTGGATGCTGCCGGGCGTCTCCGGCCTCGAGATCTGCCGGCGCCTTCGCGCGCGCGACGACACGCGCACCATGCCGGTCATCATGCTGACCGCGCGCGGCGACGAGAACGAGCGCGTGCGGGGCCTCTCGGTCGGCGCCGACGATTATGTGGTGAAGCCGTTCTCGACGCCGGAGCTGATGGCGCGCGTGCATGCGCTGCTGCGCCGCGCGCGGCCGGAGCGGGTCGCGACGCGGCTGGTCGCCGGCGACATCGACCTCGATCGCGAGACGCGCCGGGTGAAGCGGGCGGGCCGCGAGATTCATCTCGGGCCGACCGAGTTTCGGCTGCTCGAATATCTGATGGAGAAGCCCGGCCGCGTCTTTTCCCGCGCGCAGCTGCTCGACAGCGTCTGGGGTCTCTCGGCCGAGATCGACGAGCGCACTGTCGACGTGCATGTCGGCCGGTTGCGCAAGGCGATCATCCGCGGCCGCGAGAAGGACCCGATCCGCACCGTGCGCGGAACGGGCTATTCCTTCGACGAGACCTTCGGGCGAGGCTGA
- a CDS encoding multicopper oxidase domain-containing protein: MKRARARRSSVHDARFRPLSPPLPAPGRSGSGGAGAARRDAGDAGHARHPTPRAQSGVAGLSSRCRDRARLPVRIAEPSERFTYRCHILEHEDMEMMREFQVE, encoded by the coding sequence TTGAAACGAGCTCGCGCTCGCCGGAGTTCAGTCCATGACGCAAGGTTCCGCCCCCTCTCGCCGCCGCTTCCTGCTCCAGGCCGGAGCGGGAGCGGCGGCGCTGGGGCTGCCCGGCGCGACGCAGGCGATGCAGGGCATGCGCGACATCCCACGCCGCGCGCCCAATCGGGCGTCGCCGGGCTTTCATCCCGATGTCGAGATCGAGCTCGTCTGCCGGTCCGCATCGCCGAGCCGTCCGAACGCTTCACGTATCGCTGTCACATCCTCGAGCACGAGGACATGGAGATGATGCGCGAGTTCCAGGTGGAATGA
- a CDS encoding VOC family protein, with product MTTQRPRVAPYLTVTPAAGAIAFYTAAFGAKQRALMPSVDGLRIAHCELAINGGSVMLADVFPELGHARPPLPGEQVTVSISLEYDRAKEVDDIVARAGQLGAKIETQPTNSFWGTRYAALRDPFGHRWILNAPLDGSPSS from the coding sequence ATGACCACGCAGCGCCCGAGGGTCGCGCCCTATCTCACCGTCACGCCGGCCGCCGGCGCGATCGCCTTCTACACCGCCGCTTTCGGCGCCAAGCAGCGCGCGCTGATGCCCTCGGTCGACGGGCTGCGCATCGCCCATTGCGAGCTTGCCATCAACGGCGGCTCGGTGATGCTGGCCGATGTTTTCCCCGAGCTCGGCCACGCCCGCCCACCGCTGCCCGGCGAGCAGGTGACGGTGTCGATCAGCCTCGAATATGACCGGGCCAAGGAGGTCGACGACATCGTCGCCCGCGCCGGCCAGCTCGGCGCCAAGATCGAGACGCAGCCGACCAACTCCTTCTGGGGCACGCGCTACGCCGCGCTGCGCGACCCGTTCGGCCATAGATGGATATTGAACGCGCCGCTCGACGGCTCGCCGTCGAGCTGA
- a CDS encoding outer membrane protein codes for MRKTVSALASTFVLLAGDVRAADLPPQATVFGGARPAYAWSGVYAGLNLGAGLSASGLDRSGILGGGQLGYNYRLGPLFVVGLETDFQGTSLGGDSGRYGFPSPRFDWFGTARGRVGVLPFSDHLLFFGTGGYAYGHDGDRMHDGWTAGGGLEWAFARDWSVKAEYLYTDFGAGGQPRFPAPRRVDDFHFMRAGVNYHFDLLSTQAEFVH; via the coding sequence ATGAGGAAAACCGTTTCAGCACTGGCGTCGACCTTCGTGCTTCTCGCCGGCGACGTGCGCGCCGCCGATCTCCCGCCGCAGGCCACGGTGTTCGGGGGAGCGCGGCCCGCTTACGCATGGAGCGGTGTCTACGCCGGTCTGAACCTCGGCGCCGGGCTGTCGGCGTCGGGTCTCGACCGCAGCGGCATCCTCGGCGGCGGGCAGCTCGGTTACAATTACCGGCTCGGCCCGCTGTTCGTCGTCGGTCTCGAGACGGATTTTCAGGGAACGAGCCTCGGCGGCGACAGCGGCCGGTACGGTTTCCCCTCGCCGAGGTTCGACTGGTTCGGCACGGCGCGCGGCCGCGTCGGCGTCCTGCCTTTCAGCGATCATCTCCTCTTCTTTGGAACCGGCGGCTACGCCTATGGCCATGACGGCGACCGCATGCACGACGGCTGGACCGCGGGCGGCGGCCTCGAATGGGCCTTCGCGCGCGATTGGTCGGTCAAGGCGGAATATCTCTACACCGATTTCGGGGCTGGCGGACAGCCCCGTTTCCCCGCGCCGCGACGCGTCGACGATTTCCACTTCATGCGCGCCGGCGTGAACTATCACTTCGACCTGCTCTCGACGCAGGCCGAATTCGTCCACTGA
- the phoU gene encoding phosphate signaling complex protein PhoU gives MSEHIVSSYDRDLEALGRRIAEMGGIAEKMLGEAMDALANFDTELAHRVVATDTRLDALQREIEESAILTIARRQPLAVDLRECIAAMRIAADLERVGDLAKSIAKRTVKILAEARVPRAIIGLKTMAEVASLQLKDVLDAYAQRDVERAKAVWANDVELDALEDSVFRDLLTFMMEDPRNISFCTHLLFCSKNIERIGDHTTNVAETIVYLVTGESMPTERPKGGRPATPSDDTKEQTP, from the coding sequence ATGAGCGAACATATCGTCAGTTCCTACGACCGGGATCTCGAGGCGCTCGGCCGCCGGATCGCCGAGATGGGCGGCATCGCCGAGAAAATGCTGGGCGAGGCGATGGACGCCCTCGCCAATTTCGACACCGAGCTCGCGCACCGCGTCGTCGCCACCGACACGCGGCTCGACGCGCTGCAGCGTGAGATCGAAGAGAGCGCCATCCTCACCATCGCGCGGCGGCAGCCGCTCGCCGTCGATCTGCGCGAGTGCATCGCGGCGATGCGCATCGCCGCTGATCTCGAGCGCGTCGGCGACCTCGCCAAGAGCATCGCCAAGCGCACGGTGAAGATATTGGCCGAGGCGCGCGTGCCGCGCGCCATCATCGGGCTGAAGACGATGGCGGAGGTCGCCTCGTTGCAGCTCAAGGACGTGCTCGACGCCTATGCGCAGCGCGACGTCGAGCGCGCCAAGGCGGTGTGGGCCAATGACGTGGAGCTCGACGCGCTCGAGGACTCGGTGTTCCGCGATCTTCTCACCTTCATGATGGAGGATCCGCGCAACATCTCCTTCTGCACGCATCTCCTGTTCTGCTCGAAGAATATCGAGCGGATCGGCGATCACACCACCAATGTGGCGGAGACGATCGTCTATCTCGTCACCGGCGAATCCATGCCGACCGAACGGCCCAAGGGCGGCAGGCCGGCGACGCCGTCCGATGACACGAAAGAGCAGACGCCATGA
- the leuC gene encoding 3-isopropylmalate dehydratase large subunit, whose product MAERPRTLYDKIWDDHLVHEQEDGACLIYIDRHLVHEVTSPQAFEGLRVSGRKVRSPERTLAVVDHNVPTTDRSKPIEDPESKAQVEQLAINAAEFGVEYYNEHDARQGVVHIVGPEQGFTLPGSTIVCGDSHTSTHGAFGALAHGIGTSEVEHVLATQTLIQKKAANMLVRVDGRLAEGATAKDIILAIIGEIGTAGGTGHVIEYAGEAIRDLSIEGRMTVCNMSIEGGARAGLVAPDEKTYAYLRGRPKAPQGEMFDAACRYWDSLRSDEGAHYDRIITLDAASLPPTLTWGTSPEDVAPITGAVPTPDSVANPAKRAAIARALDYMGLKGGEKLTDIAIDRVFIGSCTNGRIEDLRAAAAMIAGKKVSERVNAMVVPGSGLVKAQAEAEGLDKIFLAAGFEWREPGCSMCLAMNPDRLAPGERCASTSNRNFEGRQGYKGRTHLVSPAMAAAAAIAGHFVDVRSWR is encoded by the coding sequence ATGGCCGAACGCCCGCGCACCCTCTACGACAAGATCTGGGACGACCACCTCGTCCACGAGCAGGAGGACGGCGCGTGCCTCATTTATATCGACCGCCATCTCGTCCATGAGGTGACGAGCCCGCAAGCTTTCGAAGGCCTGCGCGTCTCCGGCCGCAAGGTCCGCTCGCCCGAGCGCACGCTCGCCGTCGTCGATCACAATGTGCCGACCACCGATCGCTCCAAGCCAATCGAGGACCCCGAGAGCAAGGCGCAGGTCGAGCAGCTCGCCATCAACGCCGCCGAGTTCGGCGTCGAATATTACAACGAGCATGACGCGCGCCAGGGCGTCGTCCATATCGTCGGCCCCGAGCAGGGCTTCACTCTGCCGGGCTCGACCATCGTCTGCGGCGACAGCCACACCTCGACGCATGGCGCTTTCGGCGCGCTCGCTCATGGCATCGGCACCTCGGAGGTCGAGCATGTGCTCGCCACCCAGACACTGATCCAGAAGAAGGCCGCCAACATGCTGGTGCGCGTCGACGGCAGGCTGGCCGAGGGCGCGACCGCCAAGGACATCATCCTGGCCATCATCGGCGAGATCGGCACGGCCGGCGGCACCGGCCATGTGATCGAATATGCGGGCGAGGCGATCCGCGACCTCTCGATCGAGGGCCGCATGACCGTCTGCAACATGTCGATCGAGGGCGGCGCGCGCGCCGGCCTCGTCGCGCCGGACGAGAAGACCTACGCCTATCTGCGCGGGCGGCCCAAGGCCCCGCAGGGAGAAATGTTCGACGCCGCCTGCCGTTACTGGGACAGCCTGCGCAGCGACGAAGGCGCGCATTACGACCGCATCATCACGCTCGACGCCGCGAGCCTGCCGCCGACGCTGACCTGGGGCACCTCGCCCGAGGATGTGGCGCCGATCACCGGCGCCGTGCCGACGCCGGACAGCGTCGCCAATCCGGCCAAGCGCGCCGCCATCGCCCGGGCGCTCGACTATATGGGCCTGAAGGGCGGCGAAAAACTGACCGACATCGCCATCGACCGCGTCTTCATCGGCTCCTGCACCAATGGCCGCATCGAGGATCTGCGCGCCGCCGCGGCGATGATCGCCGGCAAGAAGGTGAGCGAACGCGTCAACGCCATGGTCGTGCCGGGCTCGGGCCTCGTCAAGGCGCAGGCCGAGGCCGAGGGGCTGGACAAGATCTTCCTCGCCGCCGGCTTCGAATGGCGCGAGCCCGGATGCTCCATGTGCCTCGCGATGAACCCGGATCGCCTCGCTCCCGGCGAGCGCTGCGCCTCGACCTCGAACCGTAATTTCGAGGGCCGCCAGGGCTATAAGGGCCGCACCCATCTCGTCTCGCCGGCGATGGCGGCGGCGGCGGCGATCGCCGGACATTTCGTCGATGTGCGCAGCTGGAGATAG
- the thrS gene encoding threonine--tRNA ligase produces the protein MIAVTFPDGASRQFEPGVSGLDIAKSISPSLAKRTVAMALDGELRDLADPIDRDAKIEFVGREDPRALELIRHDCAHLLAEAVQELFPGTQVTIGPVIENGFYYDFYRSEPFTPDDLPAIEKKMREIVARDAAITKEVWTRDQAKTFFTARGEAFKRELIESIPGGEDLKIYRQGHWLDLCRGPHLPSIGKVGTAFKLMKVAGAYWRGDHNNPMLSRIYGTAFAKQEELDAYLHRLEEAERRDHRRLGREMDLFHFQEEGPGTIFWHEKGWALFQSLVSYMRRRQKAAGYKEVNTPQVLDRALWETSGHWQTYRENMFLTKTEDERIFALKPMNCPGHVQIFKNGLKSYRDLPVKIAEFGIVHRYEPSGALHGMMRVRAFTQDDAHIFCNEDQIMEEALKINDLILTIYRDFGFDDVVVKLSTRPEKHVGSDEAWAKAEAALYKVLDELKARGLKTGVNPGEGAFYGPKLEYTLRDAIGREWQCGTTQVDFNLPGRFGAFYIGSDSEKKTPVMIHRAMFGSLERFTGILIEHYAGHLPLWLSPLQIVVCTITQDADDYAYEVAAEARNVGLAVDLDLRNEKITYKVREHSLAKVPVLLVVGKKEAAEHTVSIRRLGSQAQSSATLADALAALAEEATPPDVKE, from the coding sequence ATGATCGCCGTGACTTTCCCCGACGGGGCGTCCCGTCAATTCGAGCCGGGCGTCTCCGGCCTCGACATCGCCAAGAGCATCTCCCCTTCCCTCGCCAAGCGCACCGTGGCCATGGCGCTCGACGGAGAGCTGCGCGACCTCGCCGACCCCATCGACCGCGACGCGAAAATCGAGTTCGTCGGCAGAGAGGACCCGCGCGCGCTGGAGCTCATTCGCCATGATTGCGCGCATCTGCTCGCCGAAGCGGTGCAGGAGCTGTTCCCCGGCACGCAGGTCACCATCGGCCCGGTGATCGAGAACGGCTTCTATTACGACTTCTATCGCTCCGAGCCGTTCACGCCGGACGATCTGCCGGCGATCGAGAAGAAGATGCGCGAGATCGTCGCGCGCGACGCCGCGATCACGAAAGAAGTGTGGACGCGCGATCAGGCCAAGACATTCTTCACCGCCAGGGGCGAGGCCTTCAAGCGCGAGCTGATTGAGAGCATTCCCGGCGGCGAAGATTTGAAAATCTATCGCCAGGGCCATTGGCTCGACCTCTGCCGCGGCCCGCATTTGCCGTCGATCGGCAAGGTCGGAACCGCCTTCAAGCTGATGAAGGTGGCCGGCGCCTATTGGCGCGGCGACCACAACAACCCGATGCTCTCGCGCATCTATGGAACCGCCTTCGCCAAGCAGGAGGAGCTGGACGCCTATCTGCATCGGCTCGAGGAAGCGGAGCGGCGCGACCATCGCCGCCTCGGCCGCGAGATGGACCTGTTTCATTTCCAGGAGGAGGGGCCGGGCACGATCTTCTGGCACGAGAAGGGCTGGGCGCTGTTCCAGTCGCTCGTCTCCTATATGCGCCGGCGCCAGAAGGCCGCAGGCTACAAAGAGGTGAACACGCCGCAGGTGCTCGACCGCGCCTTGTGGGAGACGTCGGGTCATTGGCAGACCTATCGCGAGAACATGTTCCTCACCAAGACCGAGGACGAACGCATCTTCGCGCTGAAGCCGATGAACTGCCCCGGCCATGTGCAGATCTTCAAGAACGGGCTGAAGTCGTACCGCGACCTGCCGGTGAAGATCGCAGAATTCGGCATTGTGCATCGCTATGAGCCGTCCGGCGCGTTGCACGGCATGATGCGCGTGCGCGCCTTCACGCAGGACGATGCGCATATCTTCTGCAATGAGGATCAGATCATGGAGGAGGCGTTGAAGATCAACGACCTCATCCTGACGATCTATCGTGACTTCGGCTTCGACGACGTCGTGGTGAAGCTCTCCACGCGGCCGGAGAAGCATGTCGGCTCCGACGAAGCCTGGGCCAAGGCCGAGGCGGCGCTCTACAAGGTGCTCGACGAGCTGAAGGCGCGCGGCCTGAAGACCGGCGTCAATCCGGGCGAGGGCGCCTTCTACGGCCCGAAGCTCGAATATACTCTGCGCGACGCCATCGGCCGCGAATGGCAATGCGGCACGACGCAGGTCGACTTCAACCTGCCGGGCCGATTCGGCGCCTTCTACATCGGCTCGGACAGCGAGAAGAAGACGCCGGTGATGATTCATCGCGCCATGTTCGGCTCGCTGGAGCGCTTCACAGGCATTCTGATCGAGCATTACGCCGGCCATCTGCCCCTATGGCTGTCGCCGTTGCAGATCGTCGTCTGCACCATCACGCAAGATGCGGACGATTATGCCTATGAAGTGGCGGCGGAGGCGCGCAATGTCGGCCTCGCGGTCGATCTCGATCTGCGCAATGAGAAGATCACCTATAAGGTCCGCGAGCATTCGCTCGCCAAGGTCCCGGTGCTTCTCGTCGTCGGCAAGAAGGAGGCGGCCGAGCACACGGTCTCGATCCGCCGGCTCGGCTCGCAGGCGCAAAGCTCCGCGACCCTCGCCGATGCGCTGGCCGCGCTGGCGGAGGAGGCGACGCCGCCGGATGTGAAGGAATAA
- a CDS encoding nucleoside deaminase, translating to MTDPLSAAFDAARAAFAADEVPVGATIVRNGAIIAVAGNRTLRDRDPTAHAEMLAIRAACATLRTERLTDCDLYVTLEPCAMCAAAISFARIRRLYFGAEDPKGGGVEHGARVFSQKTCHHAPEVYGGLREREAAELLRAFFQARR from the coding sequence GTGACCGATCCGCTCTCCGCCGCCTTCGACGCCGCCCGCGCCGCCTTCGCCGCGGACGAGGTTCCGGTCGGCGCCACGATCGTCCGCAATGGCGCGATTATTGCTGTCGCCGGCAATCGCACGCTGCGCGACCGCGATCCCACCGCCCATGCGGAAATGCTCGCTATTCGCGCCGCCTGTGCGACGCTGCGGACGGAGCGGCTGACGGATTGCGATCTCTATGTGACGCTCGAGCCCTGCGCCATGTGCGCGGCGGCGATCTCCTTCGCGCGCATCCGCCGGCTCTATTTCGGCGCGGAAGATCCCAAGGGCGGCGGCGTCGAGCATGGCGCGCGCGTGTTCTCGCAGAAGACCTGCCACCATGCGCCGGAGGTCTATGGCGGCCTGCGCGAGCGCGAGGCGGCCGAGCTGCTGCGCGCCTTCTTTCAGGCGAGGCGCTGA